From the Theobroma cacao cultivar B97-61/B2 chromosome 2, Criollo_cocoa_genome_V2, whole genome shotgun sequence genome, one window contains:
- the LOC18610457 gene encoding UDP-galactose/UDP-glucose transporter 3: MELHDAGLRRVFVLAFCVAGIWSAYIYQGVLQETLSTKRFGPDGKRFEHLAFLNLAQNVVCLVWSYIMIKLWSSSSSGGAPWWTYWSAGITNTIGPAMGIEALKYISYPAQVLAKSSKMIPVMLMGTLVYGIRYTLPEYICTFLVAGGVSTFALMKTSSKTISKLAHPNAPLGYGLCFLNLAFDGFTNATQDSITARYPKTSAWDIMLGMNLWGTIYNMIYMFGWPHGSGFEAVQFCRQHPEAAWDIFLYCLCGAVGQNFIFLTISRFGSLANTTITTTRKFVSIVVSSLLSGNPLSGKQWGCVLMVFSGLSYQIYLKWRKLQRLQKKRKA, encoded by the exons ATGGAATTACACGATGCCGGACTCCGGCGAGTGTTCGTGTTGGCATTTTGCGTGGCCGGGATTTGGTCTGCCTATATTTATCAGGGTGTTCTTCAGGAAACTCT GTCCACCAAGCGATTTGGTCCCGATGGGAAGAGGTTTGAGCATCTTGCGTTCCTTAACTTGGCGCAAAATGTGGTCTGCTTAGTTTGGTCATACATAA TGATAAAGCTTTGGTCCAGTAGCAGCAGTGGCGGAGCTCCCTGGTGGACTTACTGGAGTGCTGGAATCACGAATACAATTGGTCCGGCCATGGGTATAGAAGCATTGAAATACATCAGTTACCCTGCTCAG GTGCTGGCAAAATCCTCAAAAATGATTCCTG TCATGCTGATGGGAACTCTAGTTTATGGTATTAGATACACTTTACCGGAGTATATCTGTACTTTCCTTGTGGCTGGAGGGGTATCTACATTTGCACTTATGAAG ACTAGCTCAAAAACAATTAGCAAGTTGGCACATCCCAATGCACCTCTTGGATATGGGCTCTGCTTTTTGAACCTTGCTTTTGATGGCTTTACAAACGCCACTCAGGATTCAATAACTGCAAG GTATCCAAAGACAAGTGCTTGGGATATCATGTTGGGGATGAACCTATGGGGTACCATATACAACATGATTTACATGTTCGGATGGCCTCATGGTAGTGGTTTTGAGGCAGTCCAGTTTTGCAGGCAGCATCCAGAAGCTGCCTGGGATATTTTCCTCTATTGCCTCTGCGGTGCTGTTGGCCAGAATTTCATTTTCCTGACCATAAGTCGATTTGGCTCCTTGGCGAACACAACCATTACCACCACACGGAAGTTTGTCAGCATCGTGGTGTCTTCTCTGCTGAGTGGCAATCCCCTGTCTGGAAAGCAATGGGGTTGTGTACTCATGGTCTTCTCTGGGTTGTCATACCAAATCTACCTGAAGTGGAGGAAGCTGCAGAGGTTgcagaagaagagaaaggccTGA
- the LOC18610458 gene encoding uncharacterized protein LOC18610458 isoform X2, which produces MQETKKKNGGAGNEDSKKKERHIVTWTQEEDDILREQISLHGTENWAIIASKFKDKTTRQCRRRWYTYLNSDFKKGGWSPEEDMLLCEAQKVFGNRWTEIAKVVSGRTDNAVKNRFSTLCKKRAKYEALAKENTTTCINANNKRILFQNGFNTEGTTECTAPVKRMRRSHISDVMENCDFGDRAHKVSGTIINQQLRHPFAVLGQNLHNVNNVVVQSQINNVKEVSNDAQNNRTQGTFLKKDDPKITALMQQAELLSSLALKVNTDNTEQSLENAWKVLQDFLNQSKENDIFRYTISDIDFQLEDFKDLLEDLRSSNEGSRPSWRQPDLYEASPASSEYSTGSTLMPHLAGQKGEETQVKIHALHQDILSSHIGEQNCGSEQEKGALSSANTDHVEIIPSCDDQTNIVVASTSSSADFSSPVQVTPLFRSLAAGIPSPKFSESERNFLLKTLGMESPSPNPGNNLSQPPPCKRVLLHSL; this is translated from the exons atgcaggaaacaaagaagaagaatggtgGAGCTGGCAATGAAGATTCCAAGAAGAAGGAGCGTCATATAGTGACGTGGACTCAAGag GAAGATGATATACTTCGTGAACAAATCAGTTTACATGGAACTGAAAA CTGGGCTATCATTGCCTCAAAATTCAAGGATAAAACCACAAGGCAGTGCAGGAGAAG ATGGTACACATACTTGAATTCTGATTTCAAGAAAGGGGGATGGTCACCAGAGGAAGATATGCTCTTATGTGag GCTCAAAAGGTATTTGGCAATAGATGGACAGAAATAGCAAAGGTGGTTTCAGGCAG AACGGATAACGCTGTTAAAAATCGGTTCTCCACACTATGCAAGAAGAGAGCTAAGTATGAAGCCTTGGCAAAAGAGAACACAACAACATGTATAAACGCaaataacaaaagaattttattccaaaatggGTTCAATACAGAGGGAACAACAGAATGTACTGCTCCTGTTAAGAGAATGAG GAGATCCCACATCTCTGATGTCATGGAAAATTGCGATTTCGGAGATAGAGCACATAAAGTATCTGGAACAATAATCAATCAGCAGCTAAGGCATCCATTTGCTGTTTTGGGTCAAAATCTCCACAATGTTAACAATGTGGTGGTGCAATCTCAAATCAACAATGTTAAGGAGGTCTCTAATGATG CTCAGAATAATAGAACTCAAGGAACATTTCTCAAAAAGGATGATCCGAAGATAACTGCTTTGATGCAGCAAGCAGAGCTACTCAGCTCACTTGCATTGAAAGTTAACACAGATAATACAGAACAGAGTCTGGAAAATGCTTGGAAG GTTCTCCAAGACTTTTTGAATCAGAGTAAAGAAAATGACATCTTCAGATATACAATCTCTGATATTGATTTTCAACTTGAAGATTTCAAAGACTTGCTAGAGGATTTAAGGAGCAGTAACGAGGGAAGTCGACCATCTTGGAG GCAACCTGATCTGTATGAGGCATCTCCAGCCAGCTCTGAATACAGTACAGGGTCAACGCTGATGCCTCATCTGGCTGGgcaaaaaggagaagaaactCAAGTTAAGATACATGCACTGCACCAGGATATACTGTCAAGTCATATTGGAGAGCAAAATTGTGGTAGTGAACAGGAGAAAGGTGCTCTTTCCAGTGCAAACACAGATCATG TCGAGATAATCCCATCTTGTGATGACCAAACAAACATTGTAGTTGCTTCTACCTCATCAAGTGCAGACTTCAGTTCCCCAGTCCAAGTCACCCCACTTTTCAGATCTCTAGCAGCAGGAATTCCCAGCCCAAAATTTTCGGAAAGT gAAAGGAACTTCCTACTTAAGACACTTGGAATGGAGTCCCCTTCTCCTAATCCAGGAAACAATCTTTCACAACCACCACCTTGCAAACGAGTCCTCCTCCATAGTCTATAA
- the LOC18610458 gene encoding myb-like protein B isoform X1, giving the protein MQETKKKNGGAGNEDSKKKERHIVTWTQEEDDILREQISLHGTENWAIIASKFKDKTTRQCRRRWYTYLNSDFKKGGWSPEEDMLLCEAQKVFGNRWTEIAKVVSGRTDNAVKNRFSTLCKKRAKYEALAKENTTTCINANNKRILFQNGFNTEGTTECTAPVKRMRRSHISDVMENCDFGDRAHKVSGTIINQQLRHPFAVLGQNLHNVNNVVVQSQINNVKEVSNDAAQNNRTQGTFLKKDDPKITALMQQAELLSSLALKVNTDNTEQSLENAWKVLQDFLNQSKENDIFRYTISDIDFQLEDFKDLLEDLRSSNEGSRPSWRQPDLYEASPASSEYSTGSTLMPHLAGQKGEETQVKIHALHQDILSSHIGEQNCGSEQEKGALSSANTDHVEIIPSCDDQTNIVVASTSSSADFSSPVQVTPLFRSLAAGIPSPKFSESERNFLLKTLGMESPSPNPGNNLSQPPPCKRVLLHSL; this is encoded by the exons atgcaggaaacaaagaagaagaatggtgGAGCTGGCAATGAAGATTCCAAGAAGAAGGAGCGTCATATAGTGACGTGGACTCAAGag GAAGATGATATACTTCGTGAACAAATCAGTTTACATGGAACTGAAAA CTGGGCTATCATTGCCTCAAAATTCAAGGATAAAACCACAAGGCAGTGCAGGAGAAG ATGGTACACATACTTGAATTCTGATTTCAAGAAAGGGGGATGGTCACCAGAGGAAGATATGCTCTTATGTGag GCTCAAAAGGTATTTGGCAATAGATGGACAGAAATAGCAAAGGTGGTTTCAGGCAG AACGGATAACGCTGTTAAAAATCGGTTCTCCACACTATGCAAGAAGAGAGCTAAGTATGAAGCCTTGGCAAAAGAGAACACAACAACATGTATAAACGCaaataacaaaagaattttattccaaaatggGTTCAATACAGAGGGAACAACAGAATGTACTGCTCCTGTTAAGAGAATGAG GAGATCCCACATCTCTGATGTCATGGAAAATTGCGATTTCGGAGATAGAGCACATAAAGTATCTGGAACAATAATCAATCAGCAGCTAAGGCATCCATTTGCTGTTTTGGGTCAAAATCTCCACAATGTTAACAATGTGGTGGTGCAATCTCAAATCAACAATGTTAAGGAGGTCTCTAATGATG CAGCTCAGAATAATAGAACTCAAGGAACATTTCTCAAAAAGGATGATCCGAAGATAACTGCTTTGATGCAGCAAGCAGAGCTACTCAGCTCACTTGCATTGAAAGTTAACACAGATAATACAGAACAGAGTCTGGAAAATGCTTGGAAG GTTCTCCAAGACTTTTTGAATCAGAGTAAAGAAAATGACATCTTCAGATATACAATCTCTGATATTGATTTTCAACTTGAAGATTTCAAAGACTTGCTAGAGGATTTAAGGAGCAGTAACGAGGGAAGTCGACCATCTTGGAG GCAACCTGATCTGTATGAGGCATCTCCAGCCAGCTCTGAATACAGTACAGGGTCAACGCTGATGCCTCATCTGGCTGGgcaaaaaggagaagaaactCAAGTTAAGATACATGCACTGCACCAGGATATACTGTCAAGTCATATTGGAGAGCAAAATTGTGGTAGTGAACAGGAGAAAGGTGCTCTTTCCAGTGCAAACACAGATCATG TCGAGATAATCCCATCTTGTGATGACCAAACAAACATTGTAGTTGCTTCTACCTCATCAAGTGCAGACTTCAGTTCCCCAGTCCAAGTCACCCCACTTTTCAGATCTCTAGCAGCAGGAATTCCCAGCCCAAAATTTTCGGAAAGT gAAAGGAACTTCCTACTTAAGACACTTGGAATGGAGTCCCCTTCTCCTAATCCAGGAAACAATCTTTCACAACCACCACCTTGCAAACGAGTCCTCCTCCATAGTCTATAA